The DNA window GTAGAGCGCACCGATCACCTCGCCCTGGGCCGAGAGCGGCACGCACATCACGCTCGACAGCTTGAGGGCGATGACACTCTCGGACTTGCTGAACGTGGTGTCCGTCAGGGCGTCGCTGACGATGACGGGACGTTTGGTCTCGATCACCTGTCGCACGATGCTGTCGCTGATGGCGCCCGAAGGATCCTGGATTGCCTCGCGTTGTACGTTGCGACTGGCGCGCACCCGCGGCTGGCGTTCATCGCCCTCACCGGGATCGACCAGGAGCACCACTCCGCGGGACGCACCGGTCAGCTCGATGATGTCGTCGAGCAGCGTCTCGAGCAGCTCGTCCACGGAGCTCGAGCTCATCAAGCGTTCGCTGAAGGACTGCAGACGAGTCAGACCCATCAGCTCGTTGGCTGGGCTGCGGCTGTCCGTCGGCTGCTCGCGCTCTGCCGCGATGGGCTCGCTGAACATGCTGAATCCCAGCTGCGCGCGCCCCAGGGTCAGACGGTCACCGTTCACCAGCCGCGCCCGCCGCTTCTTCTTGCCGTTGATCAGGATCTCGGCGGTCCGGTCCACTTCCTCCAGCTGGAAATCTCTGCCGTCGAACACGATCTGCGCGTGGTGCTCGGCGGCGCTCGCGTCGGGAACGCGCACGTCGTTGTCGAGCGCGCGGCCGAGGGTCGTGACCGGTTTGTGGAGCGGCGTCAGAACCGGTGCGCCATCGGAAGGGTAGTAGCGGACCAAAGCCATTTTCACGCCGAGGCTAGGGCGGTTTTCGCCCCGATGGAACAACTGCTGCCCGAGACCCCATCCGCTCGCTCCGGCCAGGCCAAAAGGCGGCGCGGTCCGCACGGAAATCCGGCGGCGACCGCGCGGCGCTCAATAGAGGAGTCCGCCGAGCGTCACGCCGCCACCACCCGGCAAGACCATCGGCCCCAGCGTGGTGATGCTCGCGAAGCGATTTCCGAGCGGGGCGTCGTTGCGTTTTCCGATCTCGTATTCGTCGAGCTCACCCGACGCAAAGATGGCTCCCGCCGCGATCCCGAGTGTGGTCGCGGTGCCCATGAACAGGAACCCTCGCTTGGCCGGCGGTCCGTCGTCGCCGGCATAAAACAGGAACACGGGCAACGAGACGGCCGCCCCGATGCCGGCGCCAGCCCACATCCAGCCGACCTGTTCGTAGCTGGGAATGTAGATGGCGCTTGTCGCGGCCCCCGCCGCCAACGCCAGGTTGAAACCAATCAGGCCGCCCAGCGACGCACTGTCGTTGGCGCGGCCGTAGCCCACTCCCGCCTCGGAGCCGCCGTAGCCGAACATGGTTCCGATGCTGGCACCCCAGACCACGGCGCTCGACGTGAGCAACGAGCTCTTCGGCGAGGGCTCGAGATAGTACCCGGTAGCGAAGCCAGCGACGCCACCCAGGGTCGCACCGAGAGTGGTCGCGCGAGTGAGTCCTTTGAACCCCCACGCCTCACTCTCGTCCGAACTGACGAACTGATAGCTCCAGATGCCGATGCCCTCTGCGGCGCCGATGACCATGCCCGACGCGATGGATGCCGGCAGTCCGCGATCCATCTCGGGATCATCCAAGAAGTAGACGCCGGCGGGAGCCGCCACTCCCAGGAGTGCGGGCGGGATCAGAAAGATCCCGGGATCTTTGATCCCGACCTCGGTGGAGAACCACACGCCAGTGCCGACGCCGTAGAGCGCCGCCGTGGTGTAGAGCAAACCCAGCTCGACATCGGTGCGTTTTGTCGAGCGCTGCGCCGCGGGATACCCCGGCGGGCGTCCGTAGCCAGGCGGCTGTCCGTAGCCGGGCGGCTGTCCGTAGCCCGGTTGCTGTCCGTAGCCCGGTTGCTGTCCGTAGCCCGGTTGCTGTCCGTAGCCCGGTTGCTGTCCGTAGCCCGGTTGCTGTCCGTAGCCCGGCTGCTGTCCGTAGCCCGGTTGCTGTCCGTAGCCGGGTTGCTGAGCCCGCGCGCTCGGCGCAACGAGCGACAGGCCCATCGCGACCACCAGCGCCGAGAGCCCCGAGATGGCGCGCGTGCTTGGTCCAGACTGTTCGATGCGGCCCATGTCCAGGTGCTCTCCGGGTGCTCAGGTCATCCGACGGCAAGGCAGGGGGGTCAAGTTTCCGACCCCCGAGAATTCCGACGCACAGGCCGCCGGGCTGATTCAAAAATCCTGGGCGCGGCGCTCAACCCCACTCTTTCTTCAGGGGACGAGTCAGCACGTCATGCACCGCGGCGCGCGGATCTTTCTGCTCGTAGAGCACCCGGTAGACCTCGTTGCAAATCGGCAACTCCACGTCGAGCGCCTGCGCCAGCTGGTAGGCACTCTTGGCGGTCTTCACACCCTCCGCCACATGCCCGAGCCCGGCGAGCACGTCCGTGAGCGAACGGCCACGCCCCATCTCGAACCCCACGGTGCGATTGCGACTGAGCTCGGCCGTGCAGGTCAGCACGAGATCCCCCATGCCGGATAGCCCGGCCAGGGTGAGCACGTTCCCACCCTTTGCGATGGCGATGCGGGCGATCTCGGCCAAGCCCCGGGTGATCAGCGCGGCCCGGGTGTTGTGGCCGAAGCCGAGGCCGTCACAGGCGCCAGCTGCAATCGCGATGACGTTCTTCAACGCCCCGCCGACCTCGACACCGATGGGATCGTCGCTCGAGTACACACGAAAGCGATCCGTCGCGCAGCGCCTTTGAATGGCGAGCGTGAGCTCTGCGTCGGAACCCGCAACGACGACGTTGGTCGGAAACCCCTGGGCGACTTCCTTGGCGAAGCTCGGCCCGGACAGAAAGGTCGAGCGCGCCTTGGCCTCGGGACCGAGCACGTCCACGACGACCTCGCTCATGGACATCAGCGTGTCGTTCTCGATGCCCTTGGTTGCGCTCATCAACGCCGCGCGCGGCGGCAGACTCGGCGCCATGCGCACCAGCGTCTCGCGGAAAGCATCCGACGGCACGACCAGGACCACGAGGTCGGCGCCTTCGAGTGCTTCCCGGTAGTCGCTGGTCGGCAGGACGTTTTCGGGCAGCGGGAAGCCAGGAAAAAACTCCGCGTTCTCCCGGTCGCGTCGCATCGACTCGGCGTGCTCCGGCTGCCAGGTCCAGAGCCGGACGGCCTCGCCTTTTTGTGCGAACAGCAGCCCGAGGGCCGTGCCCCAGGCTCCGGCCCCGATGACTGCGACGTGCGGCTCGTTCACCTCGGTCACGGAGCTTACCCGCCCGCGCGCAGGTCCGCGACCGCCGTCGTGTCGGGCCGCCCGGCCGCCCCGAACCGCCCCTGCCGAGAAGCCGGGAGATTCGGGCTATGCTCCCGGCCATGCGCCGCCCCTGGCTCGCCCTCCCTCTCCTCGCAATCACCCTCGGCTCCACCGGCTGCCCCAAGAAGGAGACCCTCGGCGCAGCCTCCATGTCGGTGCTCGGCGCCGGCGTGATCAACAACCCCAAGAACAAGTCGCTGCGCTTCGACATCCTGAAGTTCGGCCTCGAACGCTTCTGTTTCGAGATGACCCATCGCGGGGCACCGCTGAAGCTCTCCGACGATCAGCCCGTGCTCGGGCGTTTTTTCGCCGACACGTGCAGCCAGACCGTGCTCGACGACGACAATCGCAAGAGCATCATCGTGCAGTACACCGGCAAGGGCTACGGCTGGACGAACCTGACCGGGCGCATCGGCTTCACGTCGGCCGGCCTCATCGAATACGCCCCGGACTTTCAGCTGCACGAAGACGGGTCGATGTACATCTACTTCCGACCGCGGAAGATCGACTCGACCAACTTCCAGATGTTGATGGTGGAGAGCGCGCTCGCGCGCGGCGGCATGAGCATCCTGAACGTCAAACCGGATCAAATCGGCCGCCAGATCGTCGACGGCCAGTTGCAACGTGGGTTCACCGTGATCCGCTACAACGACAAGGGCGAGACCGATTTCGGCCTTGGCTACGTGCCCAAGGGACGGAAACCTTTCAAGCCCTTCGTGGTCGCGAGCGAAGACAAGGTCACCCTGATCAACGACCGCACGGAGGTGCACACCGGACAGATGGACTTCATCGGTGGCTTCGAGATCAAGGACGACGACCAGGCGCTCTACATCACCGCGAGCCTCGACGGCGCCCCGGGCGTCGACGCCTTCTTGGTCCCCAAATTTCTGGGTGACCAGATGATCGAGCAGTACGTGAAAGCGCCAGGCGCGGCTGCGCTTCCGCAACCCCCTCTGCTCGACGAACCGCTGCTGGCGGGCCAACCGTGGAAGCGCTTCGTACCCTCGCCGAAGGGCGTCTACTACCTCGTGATCGACCACTCGAGTCAGGTCGGCCGCACTTCACCGCCAGCCCAAGCGGGCGACGACCGCGCGGCAAAGATCGACTACGTCGTTCAATCCGGCGACCGCCCCTAGAACACCGATCAGCTTGCGCTGCTCGTGTTCTAGGACCTTTACGTTGGGGCTGCGCCCCGAACCCCCGGCCTTCGGCCGTGCGCGCTCCGCGCGCGAGCGCCGAACACCTTGCAAGTCGCTGAAAACAAACGACGTTCAACCTGTTCGGCGCTCTAGACTCGCCTCGTGCGCTTTCGCGCGGCGAAAGCAGCGCTGCGAGAGGGTGACGCGTCCCGCTCCGAGCGGATCACTCGAGCTTGCCCCGCCTGGGGCAAGCTTGTAGAAGTCACGGGCGGCCCAACTCGTGCAACCTTCGAAGCTCCCGCGCACCTTGTTCTGGGCCGTCTGGTTCGTCCTGGTACCCCTCGCCCTGGCGGCAGCGACGGTGTGGCTGCTGAAACCAGCCGGGGCAGAGGCCGCGGCGAGCGGCCTGGGCAAGCTGCGCTTCATCGTGCAAGACCAGCCGGTCCCGAGCGGCATCGTGCTGTTCACGCTGTTCGAGATGGTGCTGTACCACTACCGGTACCACCTGCCGTTCGCGTCTCAGGTCGGTCTTGGCGGCAGGGCCGACGTGCCCGCGGAGCTGCGGCGAGCCTACGAACAAGCGGCCCACTTGCTCGACGAGGCCGAGCGCATCCGCGACAAGAACCGCAAGGCAATCGAGCGAAACGTGCCGAAGAGCGCGCGGGAAGACCTCGACGAGAGCCTGGAGGCCCTGCGCGACACGATGGACCAGGCGACGTTCGACGCCGAAGCGTTCGACACCGCTGAGGAGCGCGCCGAGAAGCTGGTCGAACGCCACCTGGGGCGCTGGCGCAAGGGTGAGCTGCGGGAGTACGCGGAGTCGATCGGCGTCGCGGTGGGAGTCGCGCTCCTGCTCAGAGCGTTCGTCGTCGAGGCCTTCAAGATCCCCAGCGGGTCGATGCTGCCGACGCTGCAGATCCAGGATCACATCTTCGTCAACAAGTTCTCCTACGGACCCACCATCCCGTTCACGAAGACCCGGGTGCTCTCCCGACTGCCGCCCAAACACGGCGACGTCATGGTGTTCGAGTTCCCGGACCCGAACCCCGCCAACGCCCGGCAAGACTTCATCAAGCGGGTCATCGCGCTGCCGGGAGATGTGCTCACCGTCGAGGGCGGTCACCCCGCGCTCAACGGGTGGCGCATTCCGAGCTGTCTCGTCGGCGCCTACGAGTTCCGCGAGGGGGACGACGGCGGCATGAAACACGGGGACTTGTTCGTGGAGTTCCTGGGTGAGTACAGCTATCTGACCTTGTTCGAGGACGACCGTTTCGACGGCCGACAGGGTCCGTACAAGGTGTCGCCCGGCGAAGTCTGGGTGATGGGCGACAACCGCAACAACTCGAGCGACTCCCGAGCCTGGCTGGGTGGACGCGGCGCCGGGGTCCCCTTCGCCAACATCAAGGGGCGGGCGCTGTTCGTGTGGATGAGCTTCGGCGCCGACGGAAACGTGACCTGGGACCGCCTCTTGTCGAACGTGATGGGGCATCCACGGCTCCCGAAGGAGGCGCCGCAGGCGCTCGTCGACGGCATTTCCAGGTGCCTGGCCGGACGCCCGCCCGTCCCCGAGACGACACCGCCCCCTCCCCGCCCCTGAAGGGGGGCCGAGTTTTTGCGTGGGTTCTGCCCAAAGCGCCCACGGCTTACGCGCCACTCGACGGTGAACGAGCTTGTTTGCTACGGTCCCGCTCCGACGGAGGATCAACGGATGCGCATGCTCGATAAGTGGACGATCACGGCTTCTGCCGCCCTGCTCCTGGGCGCACTACTCGCATGCAAGAAGAAGGAGGAGCCGCCGCCCGAACCGCCCGCGCCGCCCCCAGCCCCGACCGCGAGTGCGGAGCCGCCGAAGGAAGAGAAGAAGGACGACAAGGCCGTCACTCGCTACGGCGACAAGGAGAAGGACGAGAGCGGCACGGTCCGTGTGATCTTCGCCAACGCC is part of the Myxococcales bacterium genome and encodes:
- the lepB gene encoding signal peptidase I; its protein translation is MQPSKLPRTLFWAVWFVLVPLALAAATVWLLKPAGAEAAASGLGKLRFIVQDQPVPSGIVLFTLFEMVLYHYRYHLPFASQVGLGGRADVPAELRRAYEQAAHLLDEAERIRDKNRKAIERNVPKSAREDLDESLEALRDTMDQATFDAEAFDTAEERAEKLVERHLGRWRKGELREYAESIGVAVGVALLLRAFVVEAFKIPSGSMLPTLQIQDHIFVNKFSYGPTIPFTKTRVLSRLPPKHGDVMVFEFPDPNPANARQDFIKRVIALPGDVLTVEGGHPALNGWRIPSCLVGAYEFREGDDGGMKHGDLFVEFLGEYSYLTLFEDDRFDGRQGPYKVSPGEVWVMGDNRNNSSDSRAWLGGRGAGVPFANIKGRALFVWMSFGADGNVTWDRLLSNVMGHPRLPKEAPQALVDGISRCLAGRPPVPETTPPPPRP
- a CDS encoding NAD(P)-dependent glycerol-3-phosphate dehydrogenase, translated to MNEPHVAVIGAGAWGTALGLLFAQKGEAVRLWTWQPEHAESMRRDRENAEFFPGFPLPENVLPTSDYREALEGADLVVLVVPSDAFRETLVRMAPSLPPRAALMSATKGIENDTLMSMSEVVVDVLGPEAKARSTFLSGPSFAKEVAQGFPTNVVVAGSDAELTLAIQRRCATDRFRVYSSDDPIGVEVGGALKNVIAIAAGACDGLGFGHNTRAALITRGLAEIARIAIAKGGNVLTLAGLSGMGDLVLTCTAELSRNRTVGFEMGRGRSLTDVLAGLGHVAEGVKTAKSAYQLAQALDVELPICNEVYRVLYEQKDPRAAVHDVLTRPLKKEWG